GTAAAAAGGTAATTTAAACATTTTATTTCCGTGCTGTTAACATTAAGCTATTTTCGCTTGTTGTCACACTACCATGTTCAAAAACATCTTCATAACACTTCTTATCTTTTTCAGCCCGCCATCCACCGGAACAACGCCTCCAAATGGCGACCGTATATTGGGTAAATGGATTTCGTCGGAAAAAAACCTGGTGGTACAGGTATATAAAAGCGGGGACAGGTTTAGGGGGAAGATCATCTGGTATAAGGACGACCCGGCAAAGGCCATGGACGAATGGACCGACAAACATAACCCTAATCCGGCATTACGCAGCCGTAAAATATTGGGTATGGATGTATTGCGCGATCTTAAATATGATGCCGGCGACGATACCTGGGAGGACGGTATGATATACGACGCCCAGCACGGCAGGGAATATAATGCCTCGGCTTATATCGATAAACAGGGGGTATTAAAAGTGAAGGGTTACTGGCACCTAAAGATTTTTGGGAAAACCATGACCTTCAAACGGATTTAGCAAAAAAAAACGCCCGGTTGTACCGGGCGTTTTGATCAATGTGTGCGTTATATCGGGATATTAATTTGCTTTGGCAAATTCTCCCGAAGCCTTGAATGTAACTTCGTCACTCAGCATAGGGGAGCCAAATTTGCTGCCGAAATTGAAATCAGAGCGTTTCAGGGTGCCTGTAACCGAAAAACCTGCATCAGGCGCTTTGCTCATCGGGTTGGTAATTGTACCGCGGTACCATAGGTCGACAGTAACAGGTTTCGTAACCGCACCTAAAGTCAGGTTGCCGGTAACTGTGTAATGATTAGCAGCCGCAGGTTTGATGGACGTGCTTGTAAATGTCAGTGTAGGGTATTTTGCCACATCAAAAAAGTCAGGGCTTTTCAGGTGACCGTCGCGCTGGTCAACCCCGGTATTTACCGACGCAGTATTGGCAGTGAAGGATACTTTAGCATCGCTGAAATCAGGCTTTGATGCAGTGATGGTAGCGTCAAAATCTTTGAATGTACCGTCAACATCAGACACGGCAAGGTGAGTAATAGTGAAAGTTAAATGCGAATGCGCTTTATCAACCTTCCAAGTGCTTTGTGCAAAAGTTGCCGTGCTTAATAAGGCTGCGGCAATTAATAAAAATGTCTTTTTCATTTTGATTGAATTCGAGTTTTTTAATTTTTTATGCCGCAAATATAAATGTAATTTTTCTATTACATGTTTAAACATCTATTAAATTGGTCTGCAAAGTGTAATTTTTTATTTAGGAAATGATCATTTGTCGTTGTTCACCTCAATCCAGTAACCATCCGGGTCCTGGAAATAGATCTGCAACACGCCATCGGCCCGCAATAGGGTCTTTTTGTAATTGCCCTGCCAGTCGCCGTATTTTATATTATATTCATCAAGGCGCTTCATAAAGTCGGGCAGCGATGCCACTTTGAAACATAGATGGTTATTAATGTTGTGCTCTTCGGTGGGGCAGTTTCCTGCTATAACATGCAGCGCAGCGCCGCCACCAATGCTGAACCACTGGTGTACCGTATCTTTAAAGGGATTGGGTATTTTTTTTAGTTGCATTACATCGCTGTAAAAAGCAACACTTTTCTTCAGGTCGTGTGTGCAAATGGCAACATGGTTAACGCTCGGAGCGTTGGATTGGGCCATGCAAAAAGATGGCAGGCCCAACACGAACAAAAGCGCCTGCAGGCGGAAAGTTTTAATGATCTTCATAGCGTAATGACTAAATACGGTGGTTTATTTTTGTACCGGCAAAATACAAAAAAATGGCTTAGTCGGCATTGGCCAGCGAAATTATGGCGCCGTTGAGATGGAAAAAATGATCAAGAGCAGCTTTGTTGGGCGCTACATCTACCTGGTCGTTCGCTGAAGGGATATTGTGCAGGTTCCAGTCTTCAATATCGATCAAACCTGGTTCGGTGTGATAATGCGAGTCGCTATTCGGGCATTTTACTACGTATTCCGCAACGTCTGCCATGGCGATAATAGGGCGGGCGCCGCAATATTTGCACACATTGCACGAAACGGATTCAGGAACAAGAATATAACCACGCATAATAATATTATTTAATACGGAAAATTCGGGAGGGAGGTTGCTGTAAGCGCTGTATGCCTTAAATGTTACCTCAAAACGGCCACATAGCCGGCTAATTCTTGCGCGCCGGGCTGCGTGTCGATAACGTAATAATAAGTCCCTACCGGTACAAGCGAGCCTTTATAGGTGCCATCCCATGCTATCGCATACCCCCTCGACTGGAAGACCAGGCTGCCATTGCGCGAGTACACGGACACCAGGCATTGCGGGTAGGCAGACAAACTTTCGATGTTCCACACATCGTTAACACCATCACCGTTCGGGGTGAACACGTTTGGTATCTGGACAGAAAGAGGAGATAGTTTAACCGTTAATGTACCCGGCAAAAAGGTGACGGTGTAATTAGCCGCTTCGGCGCCGCCCACAACAATGGGGTATAGCCCAACTGCCGAATTTGCTGTTGCCGTAGTACTTATTGTTAACGGTTTGGTGAAAACAGCCGGTCCCTCGTTATTTACAAAACCGTAGTAAGTAACCGTTAACACCGGGTTTGGCTGCCCCTGGTATTTTTCCTGGTCGTTAGCAGCTATCACAAGCGATGCGGGGTTAACCGTACTATTGGGTATAGCAATGTTAGCGTCAGGCACGCCGGCACTGGTCATCAAGAAATTCCCCGAATAATCGCCCACGGGGGTGGTCGCGGCCAGGCGGACGTAGATGACGGTATTTGATACATTCCCCGAACCTCCGATGGTAATGGTACTGCTGAAATTGATATCATTGACGCTTACCTCGAATCCTGCCGGGGGGTGATGGTGATAGGCGAGCTAAGATTAGTGCCCGATACAGAGAAATTGCCCGGTGAAGAAGGTGTGCCATAGGTAGTGACCAGTCCATCCAGGGTACCGGTAGCTGTAATGGCCGATGGCACAATAACGGTAACACCGCCACGTACATAGGAAATGATGTAATTGGCGGGGTTAAAGGTACCTCCGGCGGCGTTGCTGGCCGTCACTGCACCCGGGTAAAAGTTAGGCGGGTCTGTTGCTGCTGCGCCGGCGGTGTAAGTTATGGTCACACTACCGATGGTCTCATTATTTTGCAGACCGAAAGGGGAAAATGCCGTCGAGCCCGGTCCACCGGTGAGCACTGTACCAAAAGGCTTATCAACATTGTTGGCTGTAATGGTCAGTGCCGCAGGATTAACCGTACTATTCCCTGTAGCCACATTGACGCTTGCCGCGCCGTTACCGGTTAGAACTATATTCCCCGAATAATTCCCTGCATTGGTTGTTTGGGCTAACCTTATATAAACCGTTGTTGGCGCAATAGTGCCCGCAGCCCCGACGGTAACCGTCGCGCTAAAATTTATGTTGTCCGTACTGACTTCGAATCCGGGTGGCGGAGTAACCAGGATTCCCGCCGTCATACCAACCCCCGATACATTGAAATTTGCGGAGGCTGATGGTGTACCGTAGGTTGTGGTTAGTGCATTTATAGAGCCTGTAGCTGTGATGACCGGGATAGCCGCCGGGGCAACGGTAATAGTAAAAGTAACGGGCACTCCCGGGCAAACTGTGCCCGTGGCAAGAAAGTTACCGGCTGAACTGGGGTTGCGGCCAATGTCAACGGCCGACCGGAGCGAGCCAGTAGCTGCGTTGATGATCAATAGCTGGTCGGCACCAAAGCTTACCACGTACAGGGTCGAGCCATCGGCGCTGACAGATATACCATCCGGGGTATAATTTGCTGTGATCGTTGATACCACCGTATTTGTGGCGGTATTGATGACCGATACCGAACTCGAATTAGAATCAGAACTATAAACTTTGGTCCCGTCGGGACTTATGGCAATGCCGGTAGGATTGTTGTCAACCGGAATAGTCGCTACCACTGCATTTGTTGTAGTATTAATGACAGATATTGTGCTTGCCCCCCGGTTGGTTACATAAACAAAACGGCTATCGGGTGTAACTACCGCGTTCGAAGGCGCCGATCCAACCGGGATGGTTGCGGCAATGGCGTTGGTATTGGTGTTTATT
Above is a window of Mucilaginibacter ginsenosidivorans DNA encoding:
- a CDS encoding DUF2147 domain-containing protein, which encodes MFKNIFITLLIFFSPPSTGTTPPNGDRILGKWISSEKNLVVQVYKSGDRFRGKIIWYKDDPAKAMDEWTDKHNPNPALRSRKILGMDVLRDLKYDAGDDTWEDGMIYDAQHGREYNASAYIDKQGVLKVKGYWHLKIFGKTMTFKRI
- a CDS encoding YceI family protein produces the protein MKKTFLLIAAALLSTATFAQSTWKVDKAHSHLTFTITHLAVSDVDGTFKDFDATITASKPDFSDAKVSFTANTASVNTGVDQRDGHLKSPDFFDVAKYPTLTFTSTSIKPAAANHYTVTGNLTLGAVTKPVTVDLWYRGTITNPMSKAPDAGFSVTGTLKRSDFNFGSKFGSPMLSDEVTFKASGEFAKAN
- a CDS encoding T9SS type B sorting domain-containing protein, with amino-acid sequence MTSAGVPDANIAIPNSTVNPASLVIAANDQEKYQGQPNPVLTVTYYGFVNNEGPAVFTKPLTISTTATANSAVGLYPIVVGGAEAANYTVTFLPGTLTVKLSPLSVQIPNVFTPNGDGVNDVWNIESLSAYPQCLVSVYSRNGSLVFQSRGYAIAWDGTYKGSLVPVGTYYYVIDTQPGAQELAGYVAVLR
- a CDS encoding VOC family protein — translated: MKIIKTFRLQALLFVLGLPSFCMAQSNAPSVNHVAICTHDLKKSVAFYSDVMQLKKIPNPFKDTVHQWFSIGGGAALHVIAGNCPTEEHNINNHLCFKVASLPDFMKRLDEYNIKYGDWQGNYKKTLLRADGVLQIYFQDPDGYWIEVNNDK